One genomic region from Pyrinomonadaceae bacterium encodes:
- a CDS encoding cytochrome c oxidase assembly factor Coa1 family protein gives MSTKKIVLIVVGILAVLALVGALFVGGIVWFAFSTMNNSKAAETARTYLRTNEELKRDIGEVKDFGSFPTGSINTQNQNGEATLNLKVYGERKTVNATVSLAYRSNQDWRVTEAFYDDDGRKVVLKAPYEDQPPAR, from the coding sequence ATGTCCACCAAAAAAATAGTTCTGATTGTCGTCGGAATCCTGGCAGTTTTGGCGCTTGTGGGTGCGCTCTTCGTCGGCGGTATCGTGTGGTTCGCCTTCAGCACGATGAACAATAGCAAAGCCGCTGAAACTGCACGCACTTATCTGCGCACAAATGAAGAGCTGAAGCGAGACATCGGCGAGGTCAAGGATTTTGGCTCCTTCCCGACCGGCAGTATTAATACCCAAAATCAAAACGGTGAAGCGACGCTGAACTTGAAAGTGTATGGCGAGCGAAAGACTGTCAATGCGACGGTCTCGCTCGCGTATCGCAGCAACCAGGACTGGCGCGTCACCGAAGCGTTCTACGACGATGATGGACGTAAGGTCGTTCTGAAAGCCCCCTACGAAGACCAGCCGCCAGCGCGGTAA
- a CDS encoding 1-deoxy-D-xylulose-5-phosphate reductoisomerase encodes MTARGVSILGSTGSIGCNTLRVIEALGHDRFRVVALGAGRNIDKLADQIEKFNPQLVSVESEETAERLRSELGSRAVSAPTILVGESGLVEVATRDDAEIVVSGTVGAVGFVPTLRALEAGKRVALANKETLVMAGALMTRAAEKSGAEMLPVDSEHNALHQCLRGENRSEVRRLILTASGGPFRTRDKAAIESASVAEALKHPTWNMGAKITIDSATLMNKGLEVIEAHWLFGFDAEQITIVVHPESVVHSMIELVDGSVIAQMGVTDMRHAIQYALTYPERHASELAPLDLTKFSSLNFEPPDLDRFPCISLAYRALKAGGTTPAALNAANEEAVRAFIEERINLTDIPRVIEAVMTQHARREADTLETILKADRDARVTATAAIDQLAAPTVETTAA; translated from the coding sequence ATGACAGCTCGTGGAGTTTCTATTCTCGGCTCGACCGGCTCGATCGGCTGCAACACTTTGCGCGTGATCGAAGCGCTGGGCCACGATCGCTTCCGTGTCGTCGCGTTGGGCGCCGGGCGAAACATCGATAAACTCGCCGACCAAATCGAGAAGTTCAATCCTCAACTTGTCTCAGTCGAATCCGAAGAAACTGCCGAGCGACTGCGAAGCGAGCTGGGCAGTAGAGCAGTGTCGGCACCCACCATCCTCGTTGGTGAGTCAGGTTTAGTTGAGGTTGCAACGCGCGACGACGCGGAAATTGTCGTGTCAGGTACGGTGGGCGCCGTCGGATTCGTGCCGACGCTCAGGGCGCTGGAAGCAGGGAAGCGCGTGGCGCTCGCAAACAAAGAAACGCTCGTGATGGCCGGCGCGCTGATGACGCGGGCTGCGGAAAAATCGGGCGCAGAGATGCTGCCCGTGGATTCGGAACATAACGCGCTGCATCAATGTCTGCGCGGCGAGAACCGTTCGGAAGTGCGCCGGCTGATTCTAACGGCATCAGGCGGCCCGTTTCGCACGCGTGACAAAGCTGCTATCGAATCGGCGTCGGTTGCTGAGGCGCTGAAACATCCGACCTGGAACATGGGCGCGAAAATCACAATCGACTCAGCGACTTTGATGAACAAGGGGCTCGAAGTGATTGAGGCGCATTGGCTGTTTGGATTCGACGCCGAGCAAATTACCATCGTTGTGCATCCTGAGTCGGTCGTGCATTCGATGATCGAATTAGTGGACGGCTCGGTTATCGCGCAGATGGGCGTGACGGACATGCGCCACGCAATTCAGTACGCGCTCACTTATCCCGAGCGCCACGCATCTGAACTTGCGCCACTCGATCTGACAAAGTTTTCGTCGCTTAACTTCGAACCGCCCGACCTCGATCGCTTCCCGTGTATTTCACTGGCGTATCGCGCATTGAAAGCGGGCGGCACCACCCCGGCGGCCCTGAACGCGGCCAATGAAGAAGCCGTACGCGCATTTATTGAAGAACGCATCAACCTCACCGACATTCCTCGTGTCATTGAGGCTGTGATGACTCAACATGCTCGTCGCGAGGCTGATACTCTCGAAACCATTCTGAAGGCTGATCGTGATGCCCGTGTGACTGCGACGGCAGCTATCGACCAGCTTGCCGCGCCAACGGTCGAGACTACGGCCGCCTAA
- the rseP gene encoding RIP metalloprotease RseP, whose amino-acid sequence MSLLQSGIIGVLAFIFILGTAVVLHEFGHFIVAKLFKIRVETFSVGFGPRLFGWKKGHTDYRVSLIPLGGYVKLGGDESNAPIEGDGASDIPAHERFDLRPRWQRILVAVAGPVMNILTAIAIPFAGAMIYGVQLAPPPVVRYLLPGGAAEAAGLQPGDRIVVFDGRENPRWRTIADDALLSPGKDLPLEVERNGQRVKLTIKPTARTEQGETMGTLDFLPDYGNLPIVVRNVEANSPAAESGLQPGDRILAVNGEPVKSAEQVSQFIRDHKGQPITLRVQRQGQQVDITATPRRLNASENRERLGFLPDEEIPFQRVGPITALSEGIDTNLEYLRVTGKALGQLFTGERSVRDTISGPIGIYRVAATSAIKFGWAGIFGTLGFLSLNLGIFNLLPIPVLDGGAIFLLMLESALAKVGLSISRTIRERIQQVGFVMVILLMVFVITNDVIKQTALFRGSGDPSPTPAASPAQPGPTR is encoded by the coding sequence ATGAGCCTTTTACAAAGTGGCATTATTGGCGTTCTCGCCTTCATTTTCATTCTCGGCACCGCGGTTGTCCTGCACGAATTCGGGCATTTCATCGTTGCCAAACTCTTCAAAATCCGCGTTGAGACCTTCTCCGTAGGCTTTGGCCCGCGGCTTTTTGGATGGAAGAAGGGCCACACGGATTATCGGGTTTCGCTGATTCCGCTGGGTGGCTATGTGAAGCTCGGTGGCGACGAATCGAACGCACCGATCGAAGGCGACGGCGCGTCCGACATACCCGCGCATGAACGTTTCGACCTCCGGCCACGTTGGCAACGCATCCTGGTTGCGGTGGCGGGGCCGGTAATGAACATCCTGACGGCGATCGCAATTCCATTCGCGGGCGCGATGATTTACGGCGTGCAGCTCGCGCCGCCTCCGGTGGTGCGGTACCTGCTCCCGGGAGGCGCAGCAGAAGCGGCCGGTCTTCAGCCCGGTGATCGCATCGTCGTTTTTGACGGGCGCGAGAACCCGCGCTGGCGCACGATTGCTGATGATGCGCTGCTGTCGCCAGGGAAGGATCTGCCGCTCGAGGTTGAGCGTAACGGGCAACGAGTCAAACTCACCATTAAGCCGACGGCTCGCACCGAACAAGGCGAGACGATGGGGACGCTCGACTTTCTTCCCGATTACGGAAACCTGCCGATCGTGGTGCGGAACGTCGAGGCCAACAGCCCCGCGGCTGAATCGGGATTACAACCCGGCGACCGAATACTTGCGGTCAATGGCGAGCCGGTAAAAAGCGCCGAGCAAGTCAGCCAGTTCATCCGCGATCACAAAGGGCAGCCGATCACTCTGCGGGTTCAGCGGCAAGGGCAACAGGTGGATATCACCGCGACCCCGCGCCGTTTGAACGCAAGCGAAAATCGCGAGCGGCTTGGTTTTCTACCTGACGAAGAGATTCCTTTTCAACGTGTAGGACCCATTACCGCGCTTTCCGAAGGGATCGACACGAACCTTGAATATCTTCGCGTTACCGGGAAAGCGTTAGGTCAACTGTTCACCGGCGAGCGGTCGGTGCGCGACACGATCTCCGGACCGATCGGCATCTATCGCGTCGCCGCTACTTCGGCGATCAAGTTCGGCTGGGCCGGCATCTTTGGGACGCTCGGTTTTCTAAGTCTCAACCTCGGCATCTTCAACTTGCTGCCCATTCCGGTGCTGGATGGTGGGGCGATATTTCTGTTGATGCTCGAAAGCGCGCTGGCCAAGGTTGGACTTAGCATCTCGCGGACGATCCGCGAGCGCATTCAACAGGTCGGGTTCGTAATGGTGATCCTCCTGATGGTGTTTGTGATTACGAATGACGTGATCAAGCAGACAGCACTGTTCCGCGGGTCCGGAGACCCAAGTCCGACACCCGCAGCCTCGCCTGCCCAGCCCGGTCCCACAAGGTGA
- a CDS encoding DNA polymerase III subunit delta', with amino-acid sequence MFSNLIGNEEVKHSLQRLLENGRLPGSLLFTGEEGVGKKLFALELAKIVNCKTRRGFEACDECSSCKRISHSTFPPFNADDEDKTRLIWSEHADVAMVRPYKQIIRVGPIRELEREANFRPFEGAGRLFIIEDADYMNDQAANALLKTLEEPEPTTHLVLTTTNPSALPATIRSRCQTIQFAPISAGEIEKFLIEAKDTSPKDAQLLARTSRGSLGRACAAEIDTYRERREAMIAVLEALTVARDRAALMRSAEELAAIKDRDEYEQSLGVLQVLIRDAWALSLGRPKESLVNLDVVDQLQRIAGDLRSSEAAAWLQQIEELRGALEVNINRKIASDALLFSMTEPDRVQGPYSRWRP; translated from the coding sequence ATGTTCTCAAACCTTATCGGTAACGAAGAAGTGAAGCACTCGCTGCAGCGGCTGCTTGAGAACGGCCGTTTGCCGGGTTCCCTGCTCTTCACCGGCGAAGAGGGCGTCGGCAAAAAGCTGTTCGCGCTGGAACTGGCGAAGATCGTGAATTGCAAAACTCGTCGCGGTTTCGAGGCGTGTGATGAGTGCTCATCGTGTAAGCGAATCTCTCACTCGACCTTTCCGCCTTTCAACGCCGACGACGAAGATAAGACGCGATTGATTTGGAGCGAGCATGCGGACGTCGCAATGGTGCGGCCCTACAAACAGATCATCCGCGTCGGACCGATTCGCGAACTAGAGCGCGAGGCCAACTTCCGCCCGTTCGAGGGCGCGGGCCGACTTTTTATTATCGAAGACGCCGATTACATGAACGACCAGGCCGCCAACGCTTTGTTGAAGACGCTGGAAGAGCCTGAGCCAACGACGCATCTTGTTTTGACGACCACCAATCCGTCGGCTCTGCCCGCCACGATTCGTTCGCGTTGCCAGACAATTCAGTTCGCGCCAATTAGCGCCGGTGAAATTGAGAAGTTTTTGATCGAGGCAAAGGACACCTCGCCGAAGGATGCGCAGCTACTGGCCAGGACATCGCGTGGGAGTCTCGGTCGCGCCTGCGCGGCCGAAATCGACACATATCGCGAACGACGCGAAGCGATGATCGCGGTGCTGGAAGCCCTCACCGTTGCACGCGATCGCGCGGCGTTGATGCGATCGGCAGAGGAGCTTGCCGCGATTAAAGACCGCGATGAATACGAGCAATCGCTGGGCGTGCTGCAAGTTTTGATTCGGGATGCATGGGCTTTGTCGTTGGGCAGGCCGAAAGAATCGCTGGTGAATCTCGATGTAGTCGATCAGCTTCAAAGAATCGCCGGTGACCTGCGAAGCTCAGAAGCCGCCGCCTGGCTTCAGCAAATCGAAGAACTCCGCGGCGCCCTCGAGGTAAACATCAATCGCAAGATCGCCAGTGACGCTCTGTTGTTTTCAATGACAGAGCCCGACCGAGTTCAAGGGCCTTACTCACGCTGGCGGCCTTGA
- the tmk gene encoding dTMP kinase, which yields MKSVDLQDVNAPMGGAFITFEGIDGCGKSTQLRMLAGELRVRGLPVIATREPGGTPLGLKLRAALLDVKEEVDPLTELLVFAADRAQHVRKHLLPALERNQIVLSDRYADATVAYQGAGRGFKPELIEEIIQLATDGLKPDLTLLFDLSVADAAIRTRKRVQSKRTDRLDVENEDFHTRVRNAYVEIAKGEPDRFRVIDARGSVDETQRRVMEIVIPFLEQRGLIGAVARPSARV from the coding sequence TTGAAATCAGTTGACCTGCAAGACGTCAACGCACCTATGGGCGGCGCTTTCATTACATTTGAAGGAATCGATGGCTGCGGAAAATCTACGCAGCTAAGAATGCTGGCGGGCGAGCTGCGCGTGCGGGGATTGCCCGTTATTGCGACGCGCGAGCCAGGCGGGACGCCGCTCGGGCTGAAGTTGCGCGCGGCGCTTCTGGACGTGAAGGAGGAAGTCGATCCGCTCACCGAGTTGCTCGTCTTTGCCGCTGATCGCGCGCAACACGTGCGTAAACATCTGCTGCCGGCGCTGGAGCGGAATCAGATTGTGCTGTCAGACCGGTACGCCGACGCGACGGTAGCTTACCAGGGCGCCGGGCGTGGATTTAAGCCGGAACTGATCGAGGAGATTATTCAATTGGCAACGGACGGGCTCAAACCCGATCTGACTTTGCTGTTTGATTTATCGGTGGCAGATGCCGCGATCCGCACGCGTAAGCGCGTGCAAAGCAAGCGGACCGATCGGCTGGACGTCGAGAACGAGGACTTTCACACGCGCGTACGAAACGCGTACGTAGAAATCGCCAAAGGCGAGCCAGATCGCTTTCGGGTCATCGACGCACGCGGCTCAGTCGATGAAACTCAACGTCGCGTGATGGAAATCGTGATCCCGTTTTTGGAACAGCGGGGCCTAATCGGGGCAGTAGCCCGACCGTCAGCGAGGGTGTAG
- the hfq gene encoding RNA chaperone Hfq, producing MDSKTAPQNIQDGFLNLARREKMTVTIYLVNGAKLLGRIKSFDKFSLILETSTQEQLVFKHAISTISQARRSTGELRHQPAPAPEPPAAPAEETSAS from the coding sequence ATGGATTCCAAAACTGCTCCGCAAAACATTCAGGATGGATTCCTGAACCTCGCGCGCCGCGAGAAAATGACGGTGACGATCTATCTCGTGAATGGCGCGAAACTTTTAGGGCGCATCAAGAGCTTCGACAAGTTCTCCCTGATTTTGGAAACCAGCACGCAAGAGCAACTAGTTTTCAAGCATGCAATCTCCACCATCTCTCAGGCGCGCCGTTCGACCGGCGAACTTCGTCACCAGCCGGCGCCCGCTCCTGAACCCCCAGCCGCACCGGCCGAAGAGACTTCCGCTTCTTGA
- the miaA gene encoding tRNA (adenosine(37)-N6)-dimethylallyltransferase MiaA, translated as MLPGREDDRAELNRRIIAIVGPTASGKSELAIEVALRLGGEIINCDSVQIYQEIQIATAKVPLSERRGVPHHLIDFVPPSINFTAADFARAAAKTIEEIESRGNIAMLVGGTGFYLRALRQPFFPSPATDDELRARLTAIRERRGPGHLHKILGKFDPEEAGKLSRRDWPRVQRAIEFYLQTGERISSQRPMREQPPAFADRIRVFALNPPREVLYGRINARTESHFENGLVDEVRTLLGKGVPANSNALGAHGYRRVVEYLRGERDLPGAIEQTQRDVRHYAKRQLTWFRREPGVQWLDGFGDDPQTQSYLLQVLAQSAD; from the coding sequence GTGCTCCCAGGCAGGGAGGACGACCGCGCTGAATTAAACCGCCGTATCATCGCCATTGTCGGTCCCACCGCCTCAGGCAAATCTGAACTCGCAATCGAAGTGGCGCTGCGGCTTGGCGGCGAGATAATCAACTGCGATTCCGTCCAAATTTATCAAGAGATTCAGATCGCCACGGCCAAAGTCCCCCTTAGTGAACGACGCGGCGTTCCGCATCATCTGATTGATTTTGTCCCGCCCTCGATCAACTTCACCGCTGCTGATTTCGCGCGGGCGGCGGCGAAGACAATCGAAGAGATTGAGAGCCGCGGAAATATCGCCATGCTGGTGGGCGGCACCGGGTTCTACCTGCGCGCGTTGCGCCAGCCTTTCTTTCCCAGCCCGGCGACGGACGACGAGTTGCGCGCGCGCTTGACGGCGATTCGCGAGCGCCGCGGACCTGGACACCTTCACAAAATCCTGGGAAAGTTCGATCCGGAAGAGGCCGGAAAACTAAGCCGGCGGGATTGGCCTCGCGTTCAGAGAGCGATCGAGTTCTATCTTCAGACTGGTGAACGCATTTCCTCGCAGCGACCAATGCGCGAACAGCCACCGGCATTCGCTGACCGAATCAGAGTCTTCGCTCTGAATCCACCGCGGGAAGTGCTTTACGGACGAATCAATGCACGCACTGAGTCGCACTTCGAGAATGGCCTGGTTGATGAAGTTCGCACTTTGCTCGGCAAAGGTGTGCCGGCAAATTCCAACGCGCTGGGCGCGCACGGATATCGGCGCGTCGTTGAGTACCTGCGCGGAGAACGCGACCTACCAGGCGCAATTGAACAAACACAGCGCGACGTGCGCCACTATGCGAAGCGACAGTTAACATGGTTTCGACGCGAGCCGGGCGTCCAGTGGCTGGATGGCTTCGGTGATGATCCGCAAACGCAGAGTTACTTGCTACAAGTGCTTGCACAGTCCGCAGACTGA
- a CDS encoding Uma2 family endonuclease, with product MAARIEPLLTVADLDACPDDNNRYELIGGELFVSRAPGIPHQRVILNLEIGLSNYLAEHPLGVLVPGAGAIFSDYDAVIPDLVFVRNERWLQVVTGEKFTGAPDLVIEVLSPGAENRRRDLLVKRQLYGKYGVTEYWVIDSETRAVEVYRLQKEHLESVANLSNGDDITSPVLPSLRLPVSAIFKL from the coding sequence ATGGCAGCTAGAATCGAGCCTTTATTGACCGTGGCTGACCTCGACGCCTGCCCGGACGATAACAATCGTTACGAACTGATCGGAGGAGAACTGTTCGTGTCGCGCGCTCCCGGAATTCCACACCAGCGTGTGATTCTCAATTTGGAGATCGGTCTTAGTAACTATCTAGCTGAGCATCCGCTTGGAGTCTTAGTTCCCGGAGCCGGGGCGATCTTCAGCGATTACGATGCAGTGATTCCGGACCTTGTCTTTGTACGAAATGAGCGATGGCTCCAAGTGGTTACCGGCGAGAAATTCACAGGCGCTCCCGATCTGGTGATTGAGGTACTCTCTCCCGGCGCTGAAAACCGGCGCCGCGATCTGCTGGTGAAACGGCAGCTCTACGGTAAATACGGTGTCACCGAATACTGGGTCATCGACAGCGAAACGCGTGCGGTTGAAGTGTATCGTTTGCAGAAAGAACATCTCGAGAGCGTCGCTAATTTGAGTAACGGTGACGATATTACCAGCCCAGTCCTGCCTTCCTTGCGATTGCCGGTTAGCGCGATCTTCAAGCTTTAG
- a CDS encoding SpoIID/LytB domain-containing protein, which translates to MSIHKQQATAVLLAATFLIGCLSFAPLSAQPQQRDRSVTASLQNDQSQSPEPVMRIALSTNTRAATISSGAQLLNASDFIGEPQPLETSRVRVESRVLSPQNQPDQDVEITLARSLSREDADRLINSVREATEEEAKAVVDSGDRWRVVVLKQSLEEGEAAIEKLDAAGFDARLSSGKPNENLKPSESGLTSGAASRPRATTSSASSSSPSPLNRVRLTSRAMAPNREVVAFAGGLSPLRSSAPLTFASSDEKSAPVRFNDKPYRGRIEVFANRRGSLTVVNVVGLEDYVKGVVPNELSFPALEALKAQAIAARTYALKNRDQFSSEGFDLLPTTRSQVYGGLTTETTLTTRAVDETRGIVATYQGEPINALYTSTCGGRTEDVENIFNDAVPYLRARECTAEIKAPFAPFAINSSRSLFEIKDERDLIFARDVALLAINGFNLPTGKISSAWLADDLESDEVRDWLAVVARLSKNAAHRPPPEDSIKAPSFSTALISAIFGEARADTLLNSADINYLLSFRDGEDVPASNRADVAMLIREGALTLFTDATLRPKEAMPRGRALHAIARMLEARGSLSLQKGTTRPTVNGALILRINRSKEQPVVVSRDTFLFRQFGESLYQMKSVTLIGGEAVTFHVSPKGEVDYLEIKPATDGASAERFSPFTNWTTELSLGQVQARLARSARGAGAITDLRVVKRGSSRRATDLEVVGTQGTAHVRGGRIRSALGLREQLFVIDRVYGANDRVTGFVFIGRGWGHGVGMCQYGAYGLAKQGLNVEQILKTYYTGIDLTKLYN; encoded by the coding sequence ATGTCAATTCATAAACAGCAGGCCACGGCCGTTTTACTCGCCGCGACTTTCCTAATCGGCTGCTTGTCGTTTGCACCGCTCTCAGCTCAGCCGCAACAGCGTGATCGCAGCGTTACTGCGAGCCTGCAAAACGACCAAAGTCAGTCGCCTGAGCCCGTCATGCGCATTGCGCTTTCGACCAACACGCGGGCCGCGACTATTTCGAGCGGCGCACAACTGCTCAACGCCTCTGACTTCATCGGCGAGCCTCAGCCGCTGGAAACTTCGCGCGTGCGCGTTGAATCGCGCGTGCTCTCGCCACAAAATCAACCCGATCAGGATGTTGAGATCACCCTGGCGCGCTCTCTCTCGCGTGAAGACGCAGATCGTTTAATCAATTCAGTACGTGAAGCGACTGAAGAGGAAGCGAAAGCCGTCGTTGATTCGGGTGATAGATGGCGCGTCGTTGTTTTAAAGCAGTCTTTGGAAGAGGGTGAAGCGGCGATCGAGAAGCTTGACGCCGCCGGGTTCGACGCCAGGTTATCGTCCGGCAAACCAAATGAAAATCTTAAGCCTTCCGAAAGCGGTTTAACTTCCGGCGCTGCGTCGAGACCGCGCGCTACCACGTCCTCCGCATCGAGCTCAAGCCCAAGTCCGCTAAATCGCGTGAGACTTACGTCACGCGCAATGGCGCCGAACCGCGAAGTGGTTGCGTTCGCCGGCGGCCTGTCGCCGCTGCGTTCGAGTGCGCCACTCACGTTCGCGTCGAGCGACGAGAAAAGCGCACCGGTCCGATTCAACGACAAACCATACCGCGGACGGATTGAAGTCTTCGCCAACCGGCGCGGCTCATTAACTGTCGTAAACGTGGTCGGTCTTGAGGATTACGTGAAAGGCGTGGTACCGAACGAGCTTTCCTTCCCGGCGCTCGAGGCCTTGAAGGCGCAGGCCATCGCCGCTCGCACTTACGCGCTGAAAAACCGTGACCAATTCTCTTCCGAAGGCTTTGATCTGCTCCCCACGACGCGCTCACAGGTTTACGGCGGCCTGACCACCGAGACAACTTTGACGACACGGGCCGTCGATGAGACCCGCGGTATCGTCGCCACGTATCAAGGCGAGCCGATCAACGCTCTCTACACATCCACCTGTGGCGGGCGCACGGAAGACGTCGAGAACATCTTCAACGATGCCGTCCCCTATCTCCGCGCGCGTGAATGCACCGCGGAGATTAAAGCGCCCTTCGCGCCATTCGCCATTAACAGTTCCCGCTCGCTCTTCGAAATCAAGGATGAGCGCGACCTGATTTTTGCCCGCGATGTCGCTTTGCTTGCCATCAATGGTTTCAATCTGCCGACGGGAAAGATCTCCAGCGCCTGGCTGGCTGACGACCTCGAGAGCGATGAAGTGCGCGATTGGCTGGCTGTGGTCGCCCGGCTGTCAAAGAATGCCGCGCACCGCCCACCGCCGGAAGACTCAATCAAGGCGCCATCGTTTAGTACCGCGCTCATCTCCGCTATTTTTGGAGAAGCACGCGCCGATACACTCCTGAACTCAGCGGACATCAACTACCTCTTGAGTTTTCGAGACGGTGAAGACGTGCCCGCTTCAAATCGGGCCGACGTCGCCATGCTGATTCGCGAAGGCGCGCTCACGCTGTTTACCGACGCGACGCTACGACCGAAAGAAGCGATGCCCCGCGGTCGGGCGCTGCACGCGATTGCGCGAATGCTCGAAGCGCGCGGTTCACTTAGTTTGCAGAAAGGCACGACGCGCCCGACAGTCAATGGCGCGTTAATTCTCCGAATCAATCGCTCAAAAGAGCAGCCCGTCGTCGTCAGTCGCGACACTTTCCTGTTTCGACAGTTCGGCGAAAGTCTTTATCAGATGAAGTCGGTGACGCTGATTGGCGGCGAAGCAGTGACCTTCCATGTCAGCCCGAAAGGCGAGGTCGATTACCTCGAAATCAAACCCGCGACGGACGGCGCGTCCGCGGAAAGATTTTCGCCATTTACGAATTGGACAACGGAATTGTCGCTGGGACAGGTACAGGCGCGTCTGGCACGCTCCGCCCGAGGCGCCGGTGCGATCACCGACCTGCGCGTCGTGAAACGCGGATCCTCAAGACGCGCAACGGATCTTGAAGTAGTCGGCACGCAGGGAACGGCGCATGTGCGCGGTGGACGCATCCGATCCGCGCTGGGGCTGCGCGAGCAACTGTTTGTGATTGACCGAGTCTACGGCGCAAACGATCGAGTCACTGGGTTCGTCTTTATCGGTCGCGGCTGGGGTCACGGGGTGGGCATGTGCCAATACGGCGCGTACGGCTTAGCGAAACAGGGCCTCAACGTCGAACAGATCCTCAAGACCTACTACACAGGTATTGATTTAACGAAGCTGTATAACTAA
- a CDS encoding serine hydrolase domain-containing protein: MSISETKPESRISALLRDRIEAGDFPSAVYVVAERSRGVFADALGDATREPEKRPATLKTIYDLASLTKPLVTGLLCARQMEHGGLNIDDRVADYLPEFHREDKRNITIKHLLAHTSGLPAWLPIYLQAKDKGEAMAAIAERPLAYVPGERVVYSDLGFIALGFLLQRVSGRSLPELAQDEIFVPLELGHTFFNPSAAMRTGVAACETGNAYERDMCERDFAGQTYAGWRSKIIWGEVHDGNAHFLGGAAGHAGLFSNAADTLRIANQFIAELSQLLSAETCQLFRQNFTEGLNENRSFAWQLAATKDSTAGGSLSPDAFGHTGFTGTSCWIDAARQRVFILLTNRTHARQHPFANINAVRREFHTLANQALNDHG, encoded by the coding sequence GTGAGCATCAGCGAGACCAAACCAGAGTCACGCATTTCAGCCTTGCTGCGCGACCGTATAGAGGCAGGCGACTTCCCTTCCGCCGTTTATGTTGTAGCCGAGCGTAGCCGCGGAGTATTTGCCGATGCGCTGGGCGACGCCACGCGCGAACCGGAGAAGCGGCCCGCCACGCTTAAGACGATTTACGACCTGGCGTCGCTGACAAAGCCCCTGGTGACCGGGCTTTTGTGCGCGCGTCAGATGGAACATGGTGGGCTGAACATCGATGACCGTGTCGCCGACTATCTGCCCGAATTCCATCGCGAGGATAAGCGCAACATCACGATCAAACACCTGTTGGCCCACACCTCAGGTTTGCCGGCGTGGCTGCCCATCTACCTGCAGGCGAAAGACAAAGGCGAAGCGATGGCCGCAATCGCTGAACGTCCGCTGGCATACGTACCTGGCGAACGTGTTGTTTACAGCGACCTCGGATTCATCGCTCTTGGCTTCCTCTTGCAACGCGTAAGTGGACGGTCGCTTCCGGAACTCGCACAAGACGAAATCTTTGTACCTTTAGAGCTTGGGCACACTTTTTTCAATCCTTCAGCGGCGATGCGCACCGGCGTTGCGGCTTGCGAGACCGGCAACGCCTACGAGCGCGACATGTGCGAACGCGATTTTGCCGGACAAACCTATGCGGGATGGCGCAGTAAAATTATCTGGGGAGAAGTCCATGATGGTAATGCGCATTTTCTAGGCGGCGCGGCGGGTCACGCCGGACTTTTTTCAAACGCCGCAGACACTTTGCGCATCGCAAACCAGTTCATTGCCGAGTTATCTCAATTACTGAGTGCCGAGACTTGCCAACTGTTTCGTCAGAACTTTACGGAAGGTTTGAACGAGAATCGTTCGTTTGCGTGGCAGCTTGCCGCCACGAAAGATTCGACCGCCGGCGGGAGTCTCTCACCCGATGCCTTCGGTCATACGGGCTTCACCGGTACAAGCTGTTGGATCGACGCCGCACGTCAGCGCGTGTTTATCCTGCTCACAAATCGCACGCACGCGCGTCAGCATCCTTTCGCGAACATCAATGCCGTCCGGCGCGAGTTTCATACGCTCGCAAATCAAGCACTGAACGATCACGGATAA